The proteins below are encoded in one region of Brassica napus cultivar Da-Ae unplaced genomic scaffold, Da-Ae ScsIHWf_1842;HRSCAF=2478, whole genome shotgun sequence:
- the LOC125599346 gene encoding nucleolar protein 6-like isoform X2: MEADSKLNDLLEKSRIDRDSTVDGLVSSIEEAIDAIPEGLEVTSELAPSFVSEIGADKVEFIFKKPNGFRPVGSYSTRCMAKPDASVDLLLHLPKECFHEKDYMNHLYHAKRCLYLCVLKNHLLLSSSVEKVEWSALQNEARKPVLVVFPAKKVDHLPGFSIRIIPSAKSLFDVAMLSMSSNNLPSVTADGDSLPTPTYNLSILEDMFLEENSNLLENRLSQWKALPDALILLKIWARQRSSIYAHDCLNGFLIFVIVSFLARFGYIEKSQNALQIFTKTLEFITTHDFEGSGLFFTAGKTKILASTEENKKFKELFPVLICDPSTHVNLAFRMTSIGLHELRHEASSTLTRMKLSDGGFEEAFMTKIDYPVKYDHCIRLHLEGKIAEPTSVFCLDKEYWRIYEQKVHSLLEQGLGDRAKSIRVVWRNANQGSYVEDGLSVLDREPLFIGISIRSTENAFRMVDIGPDADNKEEVLKFRKFWGDKSELRRLEDGRIAECTVWETQQWRRHLIMKQMIEYIFERHLSLYSDDIVQLVDQLDFSLLYGDKDPTFGNSLYVFKVLSKCLLEIKGIPLNVSGIQPLDSALRLTSVFPPEPHPLVCVKIVERRLHEHMPSCIPTMEVMIQLEGPGDLEIEKTKTDFLLQIVKKLQKVKGITRPATENNVVFMGGYAFRLSILHEIGPDRVKDLSSTDKMLFFRCQHAKMIYGLQAGFPTYAPVARLAKRWVSAHLFSGCLAEEAIELLVAHVFLTPLPLGVPLSRFSGFLRFLRLLADYDWWSCPLIVDRNSDFGINDHKDINDNFMSSRKRDEEGRQNISSAMFLAAPYDKASEAWTTFSPNLSEQKRLVASARSSANVLSKLVLQEHNDSVQWESLFRPPLDKYDAVVLLHRENLPYPRRLLFPPKLNQGPKGDHVARWEASTYVNRFLLPGYLERSHEQLKEELMLDSDPTKCFLSVLEKRFGMLLKPWYDHLGGDLIGLTWTKQKSKKRKRDEDETDPKEILKAVGEMGKGLVRDILVAQVSMTFLKA; encoded by the exons CTATACCTGAAGGTCTCGAG GTTACTTCGGAATTAGCTCCCAGCTTCGTTAGCGAGATTGGAGCTGATAAAGTTGAATTCATCTTCAAGAAGCCTAATGGTTTCAGACCCGTCGGCAGCTACTCCACTCGTTGTATGGCAAAGCCTGATGCTTCTGTTGATCTTCTCCTCCACTTGCCTAAG GAATGTTTTCATGAGAAAGATTATATGAATCATCTATACCATGCCAAGCGATGTCTATATCTTTGTGTACTTAAGAACCATTTGTTGTTGTCATCGTCTGTTGAGAAAGTTGAATGGTCAGCCTTACAGAACGAGGCGAGGAAGCCAGTCTTAGTTGTTTTCCCAG CTAAGAAAGTTGATCACTTACCTGGATTTTCCATAAGAATAATACCTTCAGCAAAATCACTGTTTGATGTTGCAATGCTGAGTATGAGCAGCAACAACCTCCCTTCTGTTACTGCAG ATGGTGACTCTCTGCCCACGCCCACTTACAACTTAAGCATATTGGAGGACATGTTTCTGGAGGAAAATTCTAATCTTCTCGAGAACAGATTATCTCAGTGGAAAGCGTTGCCAGATGCTTTGATATTGCTAAAG ATATGGGCTAGACAAAGGAGCTCGATATACGCCCATGACTGCTTGAATGGCTTTTTAATCTTCGTGATAGTATCATTCCTTGCAAGATTTGGCTACATTGAAAAGTCACAAAACGCACTGCAAATATTCACAAAGACACTGGAATTCATAA CCACTCATGATTTTGAGGGAAGCGGTCTATTTTTTACAGCAGGGAAGACCAAAATACTTGCCTCGACAGAG GAGAATAAGAAATTCAAAGAGTTGTTCCCTGTTCTTATATGTGATCCATCTACACACGTGAATCTGGCTTTCCGGATGACCAGTATTGGACTCCATGag CTCCGACATGAGGCTTCGTCAACTCTTACACGTATGAAACTCAGTGATGGAGGATTCGAGGAGGCTTTTATGACCAAGATCGACTATCCTGTTAAATATGACCATTGCATACG GTTACACCTAGAAGGGAAAATAGCAGAACCTACGTCAGTGTTTTGTTTGGACAAGGAATATTGGAGAATTTATGAGCAGAAAGTGCATAGCCTGCTGGAACAAGGACTTGGTGACAGAGCAAAATCAATCCGTGTTGTTTGGAGAAATGCCAATCAAGGCTCGTATGTTGaagat GGCTTGTCAGTTCTTGACAGAGAACCACTTTTTATTGGCATATCTATCAGATCAACCGAAAATGCGTTTAGAATGGTTGATATTGGACCAGATGCTGATAACAAGGAAGAG GTACTCAAGTTTCGAAAATTTTGGGGGGACAAGTCTGAGCTAAGGAGGCTTGAAGATGGAAGAATAGCGGAATGCACAG TCTGGGAGACTCAGCAGTGGAGAAGGCATCTTATCATGAAACAAATGATTGAGTATATCTTTGAGCGGCATCTTTCACTCTATTCCGATGATATTGTTCAATTGGTTGATCAACTTGACTTCTCTCTGCTCTACGGAGATAAAG ACCCAACATTTGGAAATTCGCTTTATGTCTTCAAAGTTCTCTCAAAGTGCTTGCTTGAGATCAAAGGCATTCCTCTAAACGTTTCTGGCATTCAGCCTTTAGATTCAG CTCTTAGGCTCACATCGGTGTTCCCTCCTGAACCTCACCCACTGGTTTGCGTGAAAATTGTTGAGCGAAGACTACATGAACATATGCCATCTTGCATACCGACAATGGAGGTCATGATTCAG CTAGAAGGACCTGGTGATTTGGAAATTGAGAAAACGAAAACTGACTTCCTTCTTCAAATTGTAAAGAA ACTTCAGAAGGTTAAGGGCATAACGCGACCAGCTACTGAGAATAACGTTGTTTTCATGGGTGGTTACGCGTTTCGTCTGAGTATTTTACATGAAA TTGGACCTGACCGAGTGAAGGATCTTTCCTCTACCGATAAAATGCTTTTCTTTCGCTGTCAACATGCAAAAATGATCTATGGTTTGCAAGCCGGATTTCCTACATATGCACCAGTTGCAAG GCTTGCAAAAAGATGGGTTTCTGCGCATCTCTTTTCTGGTTGCCTAGCAGAAGAAGCCATTGAACTTTTGGTTGCACATGTCTTCCTCACACCTCTCCCACTTGGTGTTCCTCTCTCTCGCTTCAGCGGATTCTTAAG GTTCTTGCGATTACTAGCAGACTATGACTGGTGGTCCTGTCCGCTGATTGTCGACAGAAACAGTGACTTTGGCATAAATGACCACAAGGACATCAAT GATAACTTCATGTCAAGTAGAAAGCGCGATGAAGAGGGCAGACAAAACATAAGTTCAGCCATGTTCTTGGCTGCTCCTTACGACAAGGCATCAGAGGCATGGACAACATTTTCACCAAACTTGTCG GAACAAAAAAGGTTGGTGGCTTCTGCTCGAAGCAGTGCAAACGTATTAAGTAAACTGGTACTGCAAGAACACAATGATTCTGTTCAATGGGAG AGCCTTTTCAGACCTCCTTTGGACAAGTATGACGCAGTTGTTCTTCTCCATAGAGAAAACCTACCTTACCCACGTCGTCTTTTGTTTCCGCCTAAACTTAACCAAGGTCCTAAAG GGGATCATGTAGCACGTTGGGAGGCGAGTACATATGTTAACAGATTCTTATTGCCTGGATATTTGGAGAGAAGCCATGAGCAGCTTAAGGAGGAGTTAATGTTGGACTCCGATCCAACCAAGTGCTTCTTGAGTGTGTTGGAG AAACGGTTTGGGATGTTGTTGAAGCCGTGGTATGACCATTTAGGAGGTGACTTGATTGGTTTAACTTGGACTAAACAGAAGTCAAag AAACGAAAACGAGATGAAGATGAAACTGATCCGAAAGAGATTTTAAAGGCGGTAGGCGAAATGGGAAAAGGGTTGGTGAGAGATATCTTAGTTGCTCAAGTCTCCATGACGTTTCTAAAAGCTTAG
- the LOC125599346 gene encoding nucleolar protein 6-like isoform X1 yields MEADSKLNDLLEKSRIDRDSTVDGLVSSIEEAIDAIPEGLEVTSELAPSFVSEIGADKVEFIFKKPNGFRPVGSYSTRCMAKPDASVDLLLHLPKECFHEKDYMNHLYHAKRCLYLCVLKNHLLLSSSVEKVEWSALQNEARKPVLVVFPAKKVDHLPGFSIRIIPSAKSLFDVAMLSMSSNNLPSVTADGDSLPTPTYNLSILEDMFLEENSNLLENRLSQWKALPDALILLKIWARQRSSIYAHDCLNGFLIFVIVSFLARFGYIEKSQNALQIFTKTLEFITTHDFEGSGLFFTAGKTKILASTEENKKFKELFPVLICDPSTHVNLAFRMTSIGLHELRHEASSTLTRMKLSDGGFEEAFMTKIDYPVKYDHCIRLHLEGKIAEPTSVFCLDKEYWRIYEQKVHSLLEQGLGDRAKSIRVVWRNANQGSYVEDGLSVLDREPLFIGISIRSTENAFRMVDIGPDADNKEEVLKFRKFWGDKSELRRLEDGRIAECTVWETQQWRRHLIMKQMIEYIFERHLSLYSDDIVQLVDQLDFSLLYGDKDPTFGNSLYVFKVLSKCLLEIKGIPLNVSGIQPLDSALRLTSVFPPEPHPLVCVKIVERRLHEHMPSCIPTMEVMIQLEGPGDLEIEKTKTDFLLQIVKKLQKVKGITRPATENNVVFMGGYAFRLSILHEIGPDRVKDLSSTDKMLFFRCQHAKMIYGLQAGFPTYAPVARLAKRWVSAHLFSGCLAEEAIELLVAHVFLTPLPLGVPLSRFSGFLRFLRLLADYDWWSCPLIVDRNSDFGINDHKDINDNFMSSRKRDEEGRQNISSAMFLAAPYDKASEAWTTFSPNLSEQKRLVASARSSANVLSKLVLQEHNDSVQWESLFRPPLDKYDAVVLLHRENLPYPRRLLFPPKLNQGPKAGDHVARWEASTYVNRFLLPGYLERSHEQLKEELMLDSDPTKCFLSVLEKRFGMLLKPWYDHLGGDLIGLTWTKQKSKKRKRDEDETDPKEILKAVGEMGKGLVRDILVAQVSMTFLKA; encoded by the exons CTATACCTGAAGGTCTCGAG GTTACTTCGGAATTAGCTCCCAGCTTCGTTAGCGAGATTGGAGCTGATAAAGTTGAATTCATCTTCAAGAAGCCTAATGGTTTCAGACCCGTCGGCAGCTACTCCACTCGTTGTATGGCAAAGCCTGATGCTTCTGTTGATCTTCTCCTCCACTTGCCTAAG GAATGTTTTCATGAGAAAGATTATATGAATCATCTATACCATGCCAAGCGATGTCTATATCTTTGTGTACTTAAGAACCATTTGTTGTTGTCATCGTCTGTTGAGAAAGTTGAATGGTCAGCCTTACAGAACGAGGCGAGGAAGCCAGTCTTAGTTGTTTTCCCAG CTAAGAAAGTTGATCACTTACCTGGATTTTCCATAAGAATAATACCTTCAGCAAAATCACTGTTTGATGTTGCAATGCTGAGTATGAGCAGCAACAACCTCCCTTCTGTTACTGCAG ATGGTGACTCTCTGCCCACGCCCACTTACAACTTAAGCATATTGGAGGACATGTTTCTGGAGGAAAATTCTAATCTTCTCGAGAACAGATTATCTCAGTGGAAAGCGTTGCCAGATGCTTTGATATTGCTAAAG ATATGGGCTAGACAAAGGAGCTCGATATACGCCCATGACTGCTTGAATGGCTTTTTAATCTTCGTGATAGTATCATTCCTTGCAAGATTTGGCTACATTGAAAAGTCACAAAACGCACTGCAAATATTCACAAAGACACTGGAATTCATAA CCACTCATGATTTTGAGGGAAGCGGTCTATTTTTTACAGCAGGGAAGACCAAAATACTTGCCTCGACAGAG GAGAATAAGAAATTCAAAGAGTTGTTCCCTGTTCTTATATGTGATCCATCTACACACGTGAATCTGGCTTTCCGGATGACCAGTATTGGACTCCATGag CTCCGACATGAGGCTTCGTCAACTCTTACACGTATGAAACTCAGTGATGGAGGATTCGAGGAGGCTTTTATGACCAAGATCGACTATCCTGTTAAATATGACCATTGCATACG GTTACACCTAGAAGGGAAAATAGCAGAACCTACGTCAGTGTTTTGTTTGGACAAGGAATATTGGAGAATTTATGAGCAGAAAGTGCATAGCCTGCTGGAACAAGGACTTGGTGACAGAGCAAAATCAATCCGTGTTGTTTGGAGAAATGCCAATCAAGGCTCGTATGTTGaagat GGCTTGTCAGTTCTTGACAGAGAACCACTTTTTATTGGCATATCTATCAGATCAACCGAAAATGCGTTTAGAATGGTTGATATTGGACCAGATGCTGATAACAAGGAAGAG GTACTCAAGTTTCGAAAATTTTGGGGGGACAAGTCTGAGCTAAGGAGGCTTGAAGATGGAAGAATAGCGGAATGCACAG TCTGGGAGACTCAGCAGTGGAGAAGGCATCTTATCATGAAACAAATGATTGAGTATATCTTTGAGCGGCATCTTTCACTCTATTCCGATGATATTGTTCAATTGGTTGATCAACTTGACTTCTCTCTGCTCTACGGAGATAAAG ACCCAACATTTGGAAATTCGCTTTATGTCTTCAAAGTTCTCTCAAAGTGCTTGCTTGAGATCAAAGGCATTCCTCTAAACGTTTCTGGCATTCAGCCTTTAGATTCAG CTCTTAGGCTCACATCGGTGTTCCCTCCTGAACCTCACCCACTGGTTTGCGTGAAAATTGTTGAGCGAAGACTACATGAACATATGCCATCTTGCATACCGACAATGGAGGTCATGATTCAG CTAGAAGGACCTGGTGATTTGGAAATTGAGAAAACGAAAACTGACTTCCTTCTTCAAATTGTAAAGAA ACTTCAGAAGGTTAAGGGCATAACGCGACCAGCTACTGAGAATAACGTTGTTTTCATGGGTGGTTACGCGTTTCGTCTGAGTATTTTACATGAAA TTGGACCTGACCGAGTGAAGGATCTTTCCTCTACCGATAAAATGCTTTTCTTTCGCTGTCAACATGCAAAAATGATCTATGGTTTGCAAGCCGGATTTCCTACATATGCACCAGTTGCAAG GCTTGCAAAAAGATGGGTTTCTGCGCATCTCTTTTCTGGTTGCCTAGCAGAAGAAGCCATTGAACTTTTGGTTGCACATGTCTTCCTCACACCTCTCCCACTTGGTGTTCCTCTCTCTCGCTTCAGCGGATTCTTAAG GTTCTTGCGATTACTAGCAGACTATGACTGGTGGTCCTGTCCGCTGATTGTCGACAGAAACAGTGACTTTGGCATAAATGACCACAAGGACATCAAT GATAACTTCATGTCAAGTAGAAAGCGCGATGAAGAGGGCAGACAAAACATAAGTTCAGCCATGTTCTTGGCTGCTCCTTACGACAAGGCATCAGAGGCATGGACAACATTTTCACCAAACTTGTCG GAACAAAAAAGGTTGGTGGCTTCTGCTCGAAGCAGTGCAAACGTATTAAGTAAACTGGTACTGCAAGAACACAATGATTCTGTTCAATGGGAG AGCCTTTTCAGACCTCCTTTGGACAAGTATGACGCAGTTGTTCTTCTCCATAGAGAAAACCTACCTTACCCACGTCGTCTTTTGTTTCCGCCTAAACTTAACCAAGGTCCTAAAG CAGGGGATCATGTAGCACGTTGGGAGGCGAGTACATATGTTAACAGATTCTTATTGCCTGGATATTTGGAGAGAAGCCATGAGCAGCTTAAGGAGGAGTTAATGTTGGACTCCGATCCAACCAAGTGCTTCTTGAGTGTGTTGGAG AAACGGTTTGGGATGTTGTTGAAGCCGTGGTATGACCATTTAGGAGGTGACTTGATTGGTTTAACTTGGACTAAACAGAAGTCAAag AAACGAAAACGAGATGAAGATGAAACTGATCCGAAAGAGATTTTAAAGGCGGTAGGCGAAATGGGAAAAGGGTTGGTGAGAGATATCTTAGTTGCTCAAGTCTCCATGACGTTTCTAAAAGCTTAG